The Noviherbaspirillum saxi genome includes a window with the following:
- the fliJ gene encoding flagellar export protein FliJ → MATNSALDTLIELATSQTDDAAKRLGKAVRACEDTEQKLNLLLQYRDDYEARLKAGMAAGITAMGYRNFQLFLEKLDTAIAGQQQIVDTAKRRIVDERNAWQTSERKRMSYDTLATRMQQVEQRKENKRDQKMMDEYATRLANYKR, encoded by the coding sequence ATGGCAACAAACTCCGCACTCGACACACTTATCGAACTGGCAACGTCCCAAACCGACGATGCAGCCAAACGGCTGGGCAAGGCGGTTCGCGCATGTGAAGACACGGAACAAAAACTCAACCTGCTGCTGCAATACCGCGACGATTACGAAGCTCGCCTGAAGGCGGGTATGGCCGCAGGCATCACGGCAATGGGCTATCGGAATTTTCAGCTCTTTCTTGAAAAACTCGATACCGCCATCGCAGGCCAGCAACAGATTGTCGATACTGCAAAACGTCGCATCGTCGACGAACGCAATGCGTGGCAGACATCCGAACGCAAGCGCATGTCCTACGACACCCTGGCCACGCGCATGCAGCAGGTGGAACAGCGCAAGGAAAACAAGCGCGATCAGAAAATGATGGACGAGTACGCAACCCGCCTGGCAAATTACAAACGGTAG
- a CDS encoding flagellar hook-length control protein FliK: protein MQTSQVTNPANIFSTSAPAKQAEANNANEAFSQVLSREVADRGNAAPAKEKDLPAAPKQQAGVKPSKSSEAKAPSDTKTGTRSNVKSGDNTKTADETEEPASQVSDDMLALVANLSQLNMSEAADTAKTTPEDASAVDPAQLLVAAGLVRAESTTAGAIPDVASGDIALAKSDVGMPSLAGTVDAGKFVSEAKTEDSQASVTATDFAAKGRELLNIVPQGAEGKEFMAQLKSSLTEAAAMSEPAAPAMQMIQPVAMQTIQTQAALAVHASEKLTPAVGTPAWDQALGQKVVWMVAGEQQSASLTLNPPDLGPLQVVLSVNNSQANATFIAAQPEVRQALEAAMPKLRDMLGEAGIQLGQATVNSGSPNQQGAQDQHGSQSRRGFNQGAAASDEAPKIGRVLPASSGNGLVDTFV, encoded by the coding sequence ATGCAGACATCACAGGTTACCAATCCGGCAAATATTTTTTCGACATCCGCTCCCGCCAAGCAGGCAGAAGCGAACAATGCGAACGAAGCCTTCAGCCAGGTCTTGTCGCGCGAAGTCGCGGATCGCGGCAATGCCGCGCCGGCAAAAGAAAAAGACCTTCCTGCCGCACCCAAGCAGCAGGCTGGCGTCAAGCCATCCAAGTCGTCCGAGGCTAAAGCTCCAAGCGACACCAAAACCGGTACGCGCTCGAACGTGAAATCCGGCGACAATACGAAAACTGCAGACGAAACCGAAGAGCCGGCATCCCAGGTATCGGATGACATGCTCGCCCTGGTAGCGAATCTCAGCCAGTTGAACATGTCCGAGGCTGCGGATACAGCAAAGACTACGCCTGAAGACGCAAGCGCGGTCGATCCGGCGCAATTGCTTGTTGCCGCCGGACTGGTGCGCGCCGAGTCCACTACGGCTGGCGCCATACCGGATGTGGCATCCGGCGATATTGCGCTTGCCAAATCCGATGTCGGTATGCCGTCGCTTGCCGGCACGGTAGACGCCGGCAAGTTCGTATCCGAGGCCAAAACAGAGGACAGCCAGGCATCTGTCACCGCTACCGATTTCGCGGCAAAAGGTCGTGAACTGTTGAATATCGTTCCTCAGGGCGCCGAAGGCAAAGAGTTCATGGCACAACTGAAGAGCTCGCTGACGGAAGCTGCCGCCATGTCGGAACCCGCTGCGCCAGCCATGCAAATGATCCAACCTGTCGCCATGCAAACCATTCAGACGCAGGCCGCACTCGCGGTTCATGCAAGCGAAAAACTGACGCCGGCCGTCGGTACGCCGGCATGGGACCAGGCGCTCGGACAAAAGGTGGTCTGGATGGTCGCCGGCGAACAGCAGTCCGCCTCTCTGACCCTGAATCCGCCCGATCTCGGTCCGCTGCAGGTGGTATTAAGCGTCAACAATTCGCAGGCCAATGCCACATTTATCGCCGCCCAGCCGGAAGTTCGGCAGGCACTGGAAGCAGCCATGCCCAAGCTGCGCGACATGCTTGGCGAAGCCGGCATACAGCTTGGCCAAGCCACGGTCAACAGCGGCTCGCCAAACCAACAGGGCGCGCAGGATCAGCATGGCTCTCAGTCGCGCCGCGGTTTCAACCAAGGTGCGGCAGCTAGTGACGAAGCGCCAAAAATCGGCCGGGTCCTGCCCGCTTCCTCGGGTAACGGCCTGGTCGATACCTTCGTTTAA
- the fliL gene encoding flagellar basal body-associated protein FliL: protein MATAPKASPKVVPIDESAAAPAKKSKKKLILMVVGALVLTLGGAGGAWFFLGQSKESHADGSAPPPPKVDPGKPPVFIAMEPFTINLQPENGEQYLQVAFTLQVADQAQVDLIKMYMPALRSRILLLLASKKASELSPVDGKKKLQDDIIAQVKQPFTPQGQPQVVSGVFFTSFVIQ from the coding sequence ATGGCAACCGCCCCGAAAGCAAGCCCCAAGGTCGTACCGATCGACGAAAGCGCGGCAGCCCCCGCAAAGAAGTCAAAGAAAAAACTGATTTTGATGGTCGTCGGCGCACTGGTATTAACGCTGGGCGGAGCCGGCGGCGCATGGTTCTTCCTCGGACAATCCAAAGAGAGCCATGCAGATGGCAGCGCGCCACCGCCACCCAAGGTCGATCCGGGCAAGCCGCCGGTATTCATTGCGATGGAACCGTTCACCATCAACCTGCAACCGGAAAACGGCGAACAATACCTTCAGGTCGCGTTTACCCTGCAAGTCGCCGATCAGGCCCAGGTCGATTTGATCAAGATGTACATGCCAGCACTGCGCAGCCGCATTCTGCTTCTGCTGGCAAGCAAGAAGGCATCCGAACTGTCGCCGGTCGACGGCAAGAAAAAACTGCAGGACGATATCATCGCGCAGGTGAAGCAGCCATTTACGCCCCAGGGCCAGCCGCAGGTCGTGTCCGGCGTATTCTTTACCTCGTTCGTCATCCAGTAA
- the fliM gene encoding flagellar motor switch protein FliM encodes MADNFLSQEEVDALLKGVTGDQDESAAPEDDSGIRPYNLATQERIVRGRMPTLEIINERFARLLRIGLFNFLHRSAEVSIGPVRVHKYSEFIRNLVVPTNLNLVHMKPLRGTALMVFDPNLVFLLVDNLFGGDGRFHTRVEGRDFTQTEQRIIQRILGIVFETYAKSWEPVYPVEFEYVRSEMNTQFANIATPNEVVVATTFTIELGPVSGEMHFCTPYSMIEPIRDILTSSLQGETLEMDKRWVRLMTQQIQTAEVQIIADLGTAKATLGDILNMKVGDVIPIAVPETVAAKVDGVPVMECSYGKFNGQYALRVEKLLTYSNQEFTQGEDNG; translated from the coding sequence ATGGCTGATAATTTCCTATCCCAGGAAGAAGTCGATGCCCTGCTCAAGGGCGTCACCGGCGACCAGGACGAAAGTGCCGCGCCGGAAGACGACTCGGGAATACGTCCCTATAATCTGGCCACGCAAGAGCGTATCGTCCGTGGCCGGATGCCGACGCTGGAAATCATCAACGAGCGTTTTGCCCGCCTGTTGCGTATCGGCCTGTTCAACTTCCTGCATCGCAGCGCCGAAGTATCGATCGGCCCGGTCCGCGTGCACAAGTACAGCGAATTCATCCGCAACCTGGTGGTGCCGACCAACCTGAACCTGGTGCACATGAAGCCCTTGCGCGGCACCGCGCTGATGGTCTTCGATCCGAATCTGGTGTTTCTGCTGGTCGACAATCTGTTCGGCGGCGACGGACGCTTTCATACGCGTGTCGAAGGACGCGATTTCACGCAGACCGAGCAGCGCATCATCCAGCGCATCCTGGGTATCGTCTTCGAAACCTATGCCAAGTCGTGGGAGCCGGTGTATCCGGTCGAGTTCGAATACGTGCGCTCGGAGATGAATACGCAGTTCGCCAATATCGCGACACCCAACGAAGTGGTGGTCGCGACCACGTTTACCATTGAACTCGGTCCGGTCAGCGGCGAAATGCATTTCTGCACGCCTTACTCGATGATCGAGCCCATCCGCGACATCCTCACCAGCAGCCTTCAGGGCGAAACGCTGGAAATGGACAAGCGCTGGGTGCGCCTGATGACGCAGCAGATCCAGACCGCGGAAGTGCAGATCATTGCGGACCTCGGCACCGCCAAGGCGACGCTCGGCGATATCCTGAACATGAAGGTCGGCGACGTGATTCCAATCGCAGTGCCGGAAACCGTGGCGGCCAAGGTCGATGGCGTACCCGTCATGGAATGCAGTTATGGAAAATTTAACGGCCAATACGCGCTAAGGGTGGAAAAGCTTCTTACCTACAGCAATCAAGAATTCACGCAAGGAGAAGATAATGGCTGA
- the fliN gene encoding flagellar motor switch protein FliN: MADENGQTSADDDWGAAIAEQAQAEAAALAAKQAQASVFQDFGTSNIKTGTHNDIDFILDIPVQLTVELGRTKIAIKNLLQLAQGSVVELDGLAGEPMDVLVNGCLIAQGEVVVVNDKFGIRLTDIITPSERIRKLNK, encoded by the coding sequence ATGGCTGACGAAAATGGCCAGACGAGTGCCGACGATGACTGGGGTGCCGCGATCGCCGAACAGGCACAGGCGGAAGCCGCTGCACTCGCTGCCAAGCAGGCCCAGGCATCCGTCTTCCAGGACTTCGGAACCAGCAATATCAAGACCGGGACGCATAACGACATCGATTTCATCCTCGACATTCCGGTCCAGCTGACAGTGGAACTTGGCCGCACCAAGATTGCGATCAAGAACCTGCTGCAACTTGCGCAAGGATCGGTAGTGGAGCTCGACGGTCTTGCCGGCGAACCGATGGACGTACTGGTCAACGGCTGCCTGATCGCCCAGGGCGAGGTGGTGGTCGTGAATGACAAGTTCGGTATCCGCCTGACCGACATCATCACGCCGTCGGAGCGCATCCGCAAGCTCAACAAATGA
- the fliO gene encoding flagellar biosynthetic protein FliO has protein sequence MMIRSILPAAALLVCTFAQAAESAAPAASAGSLFQVLLGLALVLGLMAAAAWLLKRMGVAGAAGSNVARVVGGVNVGNRERVLVVEVADQWIVVGVAPGRVNALSTMPKQESAPTIEALPQQANFSSWLKQTIDKRNAK, from the coding sequence ATGATGATTCGCTCCATACTGCCCGCTGCTGCCTTGCTGGTTTGCACTTTTGCGCAGGCTGCCGAATCGGCAGCGCCAGCGGCCTCGGCGGGCAGTCTCTTTCAAGTGTTGCTGGGATTGGCCCTTGTCCTCGGCTTGATGGCCGCGGCTGCATGGCTGCTCAAGCGCATGGGCGTGGCCGGCGCAGCCGGAAGCAATGTGGCCCGCGTGGTCGGCGGCGTCAACGTCGGCAATCGCGAGCGTGTACTGGTGGTAGAAGTGGCCGATCAATGGATTGTTGTCGGCGTCGCTCCCGGACGTGTCAACGCCTTGTCCACCATGCCGAAACAGGAGAGCGCTCCCACGATCGAAGCGCTGCCGCAACAGGCGAATTTTTCCAGCTGGCTCAAGCAAACCATAGACAAGCGCAATGCCAAATAA
- the fliP gene encoding flagellar type III secretion system pore protein FliP (The bacterial flagellar biogenesis protein FliP forms a type III secretion system (T3SS)-type pore required for flagellar assembly.) — protein sequence MPNKQGKAPTVVNTATKTLFRLLPLALLGLPLLAAAQTGMPAVTSTPGPGGGQTYSLSLQTLLLLTALSMLPAALLMMTSFTRIIIVLSLLRQALGTQTAPPNQVLIGLALFLTLFVMGPVFDKVYTDAYQPLSENKITMQQALERGTAPLKTFMMKQTRQADLALYVKLSNTPSLNGPEDVPLRVLIPAFITSELKTAFQISFAIFIPFLIIDMVVASILMSMGMMMMSPAIVSLPFKLMLFVLVDGWQLLIGSLAQSFY from the coding sequence ATGCCAAATAAACAAGGCAAGGCGCCTACCGTAGTGAATACCGCAACAAAAACCCTTTTCCGTCTGCTTCCGCTGGCCCTGCTCGGCCTGCCGTTGCTCGCCGCCGCCCAGACCGGCATGCCGGCCGTGACCAGCACGCCCGGCCCTGGAGGCGGTCAGACTTATTCGCTCAGCCTGCAGACGCTATTGCTGCTGACGGCGCTGTCCATGTTGCCGGCGGCCCTGCTGATGATGACGAGTTTTACCCGCATCATCATCGTGCTGTCGCTGCTGCGCCAGGCGCTTGGTACGCAGACCGCGCCACCCAATCAGGTGCTGATCGGTCTCGCGCTTTTCCTGACGCTGTTCGTGATGGGACCGGTGTTCGACAAGGTCTATACGGATGCCTATCAGCCGCTGTCCGAGAACAAGATCACGATGCAGCAGGCTCTGGAGCGCGGCACGGCACCGCTCAAGACCTTCATGATGAAGCAGACGCGGCAGGCCGATCTCGCGCTGTACGTCAAGCTGTCGAACACGCCCTCGCTGAATGGTCCGGAAGATGTGCCGCTGCGCGTACTGATCCCGGCTTTTATTACCAGTGAATTGAAAACGGCGTTCCAGATCAGCTTTGCGATTTTTATTCCGTTCCTGATCATCGACATGGTGGTGGCAAGTATCCTGATGTCGATGGGCATGATGATGATGTCGCCCGCGATTGTGTCGCTGCCGTTCAAGCTGATGCTGTTCGTGCTGGTGGATGGCTGGCAGTTGCTGATTGGTTCGCTGGCGCAAAGTTTTTATTGA
- the fliQ gene encoding flagellar biosynthesis protein FliQ, producing the protein MTPESVMTIGRQAMEVTLMVAAPMLLVALAVGLLVSIFQAATQINEMTLSFIPKLIGVFVTMIIAGPWMLTVMLDYMRQMFSSIPGMVG; encoded by the coding sequence ATGACACCTGAAAGCGTAATGACCATCGGCCGCCAAGCCATGGAGGTCACCCTGATGGTAGCGGCCCCGATGCTGCTGGTTGCGCTTGCCGTCGGCCTGCTGGTCAGCATCTTCCAGGCGGCAACGCAGATCAATGAAATGACCCTGTCTTTCATTCCCAAACTGATCGGCGTCTTTGTCACCATGATCATCGCCGGACCGTGGATGCTGACAGTCATGCTCGATTACATGCGGCAAATGTTTTCCAGCATTCCAGGGATGGTGGGCTGA
- the fliR gene encoding flagellar biosynthetic protein FliR — MITLTSAELNTWIAAFLWPLTRILGLIATAPLFGNLGIPIRVKLGLGIMLSLVIAPTVPALPAADPMSLAGLLIVMQQLVIGLAMGFAMRIVFAAMEMAGEICGLTMGFGFATFFDPQTRARSSAIAQFLALLTLMVFLAADVHLMMLSTLAESFISIPISAQPAGAGGFRTLAVWGGQIFSAGVQLSLPIIAALLITNIALGVLTRAAPQLNLFGIGFPVTLGVGFIVIALMLPYLATPIGKLFNEGLSVMLQAASGARR; from the coding sequence GTGATTACGCTGACCAGCGCCGAACTCAATACCTGGATCGCCGCCTTTCTCTGGCCGCTGACGCGTATCCTGGGATTGATCGCGACTGCGCCGCTGTTCGGCAATCTCGGTATTCCCATACGGGTAAAACTGGGACTCGGCATCATGCTGTCCCTCGTGATAGCACCGACCGTCCCTGCCCTGCCGGCCGCCGACCCGATGTCGCTGGCCGGGCTGCTGATCGTCATGCAGCAGCTGGTGATCGGCCTGGCCATGGGTTTTGCGATGCGCATCGTCTTTGCAGCGATGGAAATGGCCGGAGAGATTTGCGGACTGACCATGGGCTTCGGTTTTGCGACCTTTTTCGATCCGCAGACACGTGCCCGCTCGTCGGCGATTGCGCAATTTCTTGCTCTGCTCACCTTGATGGTGTTTCTTGCCGCCGACGTGCACCTGATGATGCTGTCAACGCTGGCGGAAAGTTTTATCAGCATCCCCATTTCCGCGCAGCCTGCAGGCGCGGGCGGTTTTCGTACGCTGGCTGTCTGGGGCGGCCAGATTTTCAGCGCCGGAGTACAGCTGTCGCTGCCTATCATTGCCGCGCTCCTGATCACCAACATCGCGCTTGGTGTGCTCACGCGTGCGGCGCCTCAGCTCAATCTGTTCGGCATCGGCTTTCCTGTCACGCTGGGAGTAGGTTTTATCGTGATTGCATTGATGCTGCCTTATCTGGCAACGCCGATAGGAAAACTGTTCAATGAGGGCCTGAGCGTCATGCTGCAGGCTGCATCGGGCGCAAGGAGATAA
- the flgL gene encoding flagellar hook-associated protein FlgL, whose protein sequence is MRISTNSLFNTGSARMSELQNSLNKTQLQMTAGKRLLTPSDDPVASAQMLELKQSQALNAQYAVNRDSAKASLGIVENALQSVTTLLHDVKTLAVNAGNGVLDSTQRKYIATELSGRFDELLSLANSRDGAGNYIFSGYQTTTQPYTKTTSGANYVGDQGARMLQVGPQRQIALSDNGNTVFDSNRNGNGTFVSAATTSNSGSGVISPGSIVNTAALKGHSYTITFTTATTFDVVDNSTTPTATTLSSGNAYVSGQAIVFDGMQMDIAGTPASGDSFTVEPSENQSIFTALTDLINLLNMPATDATSKANLTNGLNTAHANIDSALDSVLTVRSSVGARLKELDSLDSQGDDRDLSYAQALSNLEDLDYTKAITDFSKQKIMLEAAQQAFVKTTGLTLFNFIS, encoded by the coding sequence ATGAGAATCAGCACCAACTCATTGTTCAACACCGGTTCGGCACGCATGAGCGAGCTGCAAAACAGCCTGAACAAGACGCAGCTGCAAATGACGGCGGGCAAGCGCCTGCTGACGCCTTCGGACGATCCGGTCGCTTCCGCACAGATGCTGGAGCTCAAGCAATCGCAAGCGCTCAATGCCCAGTACGCCGTCAATCGCGACAGTGCGAAAGCTTCGCTCGGCATCGTCGAAAACGCCTTGCAGAGCGTCACCACGCTGCTCCACGACGTCAAGACCCTGGCCGTCAACGCCGGTAATGGCGTGCTCGACTCCACCCAGCGCAAATACATCGCAACCGAGCTGAGCGGTCGTTTCGACGAACTGCTGTCACTGGCCAATAGCCGCGACGGGGCAGGCAACTATATCTTTTCCGGATACCAGACGACGACCCAGCCGTATACCAAGACCACCAGCGGTGCAAACTATGTCGGGGATCAGGGCGCGCGCATGCTGCAGGTCGGTCCGCAGCGGCAGATTGCATTAAGCGACAACGGCAACACCGTGTTCGACAGCAACCGCAACGGAAATGGTACGTTCGTAAGTGCCGCGACAACAAGCAATTCCGGTTCCGGCGTGATCTCGCCCGGTTCGATCGTGAATACCGCGGCGCTGAAGGGACATAGCTATACCATCACTTTCACCACCGCCACGACCTTCGACGTTGTCGACAATTCCACGACACCAACGGCGACAACACTGTCGTCCGGCAATGCCTATGTCAGCGGACAGGCAATCGTATTCGATGGCATGCAGATGGATATTGCCGGTACACCCGCCAGCGGCGATTCGTTCACCGTTGAACCCAGTGAAAATCAGAGCATCTTCACGGCATTGACCGATCTGATCAATCTGCTCAATATGCCGGCGACCGACGCTACGTCAAAAGCCAACCTGACCAACGGCCTCAATACGGCGCATGCGAACATCGACAGTGCACTGGATAGCGTACTGACCGTGCGGTCGTCGGTCGGTGCCCGTCTGAAAGAACTGGATTCCCTGGATTCGCAAGGCGACGACCGCGACCTCTCGTATGCCCAAGCCCTGTCCAATCTCGAAGACCTGGACTACACCAAGGCCATTACCGACTTCAGCAAGCAGAAGATCATGCTTGAAGCGGCACAGCAGGCTTTTGTGAAGACGACCGGACTCACGCTGTTTAATTTCATTTCCTGA
- the flgK gene encoding flagellar hook-associated protein FlgK, which produces MASILSVGQSALAAAQAGLATTGHNIANAATPGYSRQMVVQSSAGSQNSGAGYIGKGASVTDVKRVYNELLAGQVRSAQSAQVQSQTYYRQISMIDNQLANSAGGVSPALQDFFKGIQDLASNVNVPGARQSALSSAEALASRFQSLDGQIRELKQSVSGQIAASVDTINAHATQIAKLNDAIEKAMGNSDGKAPNDLLDQRDYAISELSKEVKVDIVKQGNSYNVFIGNGQPLVVGAKPQQLALTASETDQSRLGIGYLSSGNGLVPLDDGMFTGGKLGGLFEFRASTLDVAQNSLGRVAIGLAMTFNAQHKLGQDQTGALGGDFFVAASPRRDASVKNNQTAPVGDIGAKITDPSKLTTSDYKVAYDGANYTVTRLSDNNAQTFTAAAFANGVEVDGVTMNTLSAPTAGDEFVIRPTIDGAKNFAVAIKDISKIAAGTSVTTAAPVTNTGSGKITAGSISSTVLLQPAQMSFTHNGAGALTAFPSSLPFSVTSGGVTTSYPAGAAGPIPFAAGDTFAVDGVNLSVPTTAGTHTIARPYTTLTYSGGNLTGFPPNVDVKVTRANGTVVPYAGATAPALTTVAYQPGDTISYGGVSFTLTGTPSDNDTFTVSPNGNGLGDTRNAVLLGALQTENTLGGKTTTYQGAYAQLVSMVGNKTRELEVTSRADTAYLEQAVTAHEAESGVNLDEEATNLLRYQQAYQAAAKVMQTAGTLFDTLLTLGT; this is translated from the coding sequence ATGGCAAGCATACTCAGCGTCGGACAAAGCGCACTTGCAGCCGCCCAGGCAGGCCTGGCCACGACCGGCCACAACATCGCCAACGCGGCAACACCCGGTTACTCGCGCCAGATGGTGGTTCAGTCATCGGCTGGTTCGCAGAATTCCGGTGCAGGCTACATCGGCAAGGGCGCCAGCGTCACCGATGTCAAGCGCGTGTACAACGAATTGCTTGCCGGGCAGGTGCGCAGCGCGCAATCAGCGCAGGTGCAAAGCCAGACCTACTATCGCCAGATCAGCATGATCGATAACCAGCTTGCCAACTCGGCAGGCGGCGTATCGCCGGCACTGCAGGATTTTTTCAAGGGTATTCAAGACCTGGCATCGAACGTCAATGTGCCGGGTGCGCGCCAGTCTGCGCTGTCATCGGCCGAAGCGCTGGCATCGCGCTTTCAGAGCTTGGATGGACAGATTCGCGAACTCAAGCAGAGCGTGAGCGGCCAGATTGCGGCCAGCGTCGATACGATCAATGCACATGCTACGCAAATTGCAAAGCTCAATGACGCGATCGAGAAGGCAATGGGCAATAGCGACGGAAAGGCGCCTAACGACTTGCTTGACCAGCGCGATTACGCGATCAGCGAGCTAAGCAAGGAAGTCAAGGTCGATATCGTTAAGCAGGGCAACAGCTATAACGTATTCATCGGCAACGGCCAGCCGCTGGTTGTGGGCGCCAAGCCGCAGCAGCTGGCGTTGACGGCTTCGGAAACCGACCAGAGCAGACTCGGGATCGGCTATCTGTCCAGCGGGAACGGCTTGGTGCCTCTGGACGACGGCATGTTTACCGGCGGCAAACTGGGCGGCCTGTTCGAGTTCCGCGCCAGCACGCTGGACGTCGCGCAGAACTCGCTGGGGCGTGTCGCGATCGGCCTGGCAATGACCTTCAATGCACAGCACAAGCTCGGGCAGGACCAGACTGGTGCACTTGGCGGCGACTTCTTTGTCGCGGCCTCGCCGCGCCGCGATGCCAGTGTGAAGAATAATCAGACTGCGCCTGTCGGCGACATCGGCGCAAAGATTACCGATCCGAGCAAGCTGACGACCAGCGACTATAAGGTGGCCTACGACGGCGCAAATTACACCGTCACGCGTTTGTCTGACAATAATGCGCAGACATTTACCGCTGCGGCATTCGCCAATGGCGTGGAGGTCGATGGCGTCACGATGAACACGCTCAGCGCGCCGACAGCCGGCGACGAGTTTGTCATCCGCCCCACCATCGACGGCGCAAAGAATTTTGCAGTCGCCATCAAGGATATTTCCAAGATCGCAGCCGGAACTTCGGTGACTACCGCGGCGCCGGTGACCAATACCGGTTCAGGCAAGATTACGGCGGGCTCCATCAGCTCCACGGTGCTGTTGCAGCCGGCCCAGATGAGCTTTACGCACAATGGCGCGGGAGCATTGACCGCATTTCCGTCCAGCCTGCCATTCTCGGTCACCAGTGGGGGCGTCACTACTTCCTATCCGGCCGGAGCTGCCGGCCCGATTCCGTTCGCTGCGGGCGATACCTTTGCCGTCGACGGCGTGAACCTGAGTGTGCCAACCACGGCCGGCACACACACGATAGCGCGTCCGTATACGACGTTGACCTACAGTGGCGGCAACCTGACCGGATTCCCGCCAAACGTCGATGTCAAGGTGACGCGCGCCAACGGCACCGTGGTCCCGTATGCAGGCGCCACTGCGCCGGCGCTCACGACAGTCGCCTATCAGCCGGGAGACACGATCAGCTACGGCGGCGTCAGCTTCACACTGACCGGTACGCCATCCGATAACGATACGTTCACGGTGTCGCCGAACGGCAATGGGCTCGGCGATACCCGTAACGCAGTACTGCTGGGCGCGCTGCAAACCGAGAATACGCTCGGCGGCAAAACGACCACATATCAGGGCGCATACGCGCAGCTCGTCAGCATGGTGGGCAACAAGACACGCGAACTCGAAGTCACCAGCAGGGCCGATACCGCCTATCTGGAGCAGGCTGTCACCGCGCACGAAGCCGAGTCCGGCGTCAACCTGGATGAGGAAGCAACCAATCTGCTGCGCTACCAGCAGGCTTACCAGGCCGCAGCCAAAGTGATGCAGACGGCGGGTACCCTGTTCGATACCCTGCTAACCCTTGGCACCTAA
- the flgJ gene encoding flagellar assembly peptidoglycan hydrolase FlgJ: MVNRIDTTSSFALDVKDVGKLRQAAKENSPEALKATVKQFEALFMNMVLKSMREATPQESVFDSQQSKMYTSMLDQQLSQTMASRGVGLADVLVRQLSNVVDKQRLAPADEEAALSNPEVDAVLSLLKPASPAAPVALPEAARQVSSNKPMHIRSFQEKLGAAAEEASRSTGIPAKFMLGQAALESGWGKREIKAADGSSSHNVFGIKATSGWKGKVVEAVTTEYINGTPQTRVEKFRAYDSYADAFRDYARMLSSNPRYQNVIASAQDVHGFAQGLQKAGYATDPHYAAKLTRLIKHSLST, translated from the coding sequence ATGGTTAACCGCATCGACACCACTTCCAGCTTTGCCCTCGACGTCAAGGATGTCGGCAAGCTCCGTCAGGCCGCAAAGGAAAATTCGCCCGAAGCGCTGAAAGCGACCGTAAAGCAGTTCGAAGCACTGTTCATGAACATGGTGCTCAAGAGCATGCGCGAAGCGACGCCGCAGGAAAGCGTGTTCGACAGCCAGCAGAGCAAGATGTACACGTCCATGCTCGACCAGCAGTTGAGCCAGACGATGGCTTCACGCGGAGTAGGGCTGGCGGATGTTCTGGTCAGGCAGTTGTCGAACGTGGTCGACAAGCAAAGGCTGGCGCCTGCCGACGAGGAAGCGGCATTGTCGAATCCGGAAGTGGACGCCGTGCTGAGTTTGCTGAAGCCGGCTTCGCCCGCAGCGCCGGTCGCGTTGCCTGAAGCGGCACGGCAGGTATCTTCCAACAAGCCGATGCACATCCGCTCGTTCCAGGAAAAGCTTGGCGCGGCGGCAGAAGAGGCAAGCCGAAGCACAGGCATTCCCGCCAAATTCATGCTTGGTCAGGCGGCGCTGGAAAGCGGCTGGGGCAAACGCGAAATCAAGGCTGCGGACGGCAGCAGCAGTCACAATGTGTTCGGCATCAAGGCGACCAGCGGATGGAAGGGCAAGGTTGTCGAAGCCGTCACGACAGAATACATAAACGGTACGCCTCAGACCAGGGTCGAGAAATTTCGCGCCTATGATTCGTATGCCGATGCCTTCCGCGACTATGCGCGCATGCTAAGTTCGAATCCGCGTTATCAAAACGTTATCGCCAGCGCACAGGACGTGCATGGTTTCGCCCAGGGACTGCAGAAAGCCGGCTACGCGACCGATCCGCATTACGCCGCCAAATTGACGCGCCTGATCAAGCATTCATTGTCGACCTGA